A single region of the Amphiprion ocellaris isolate individual 3 ecotype Okinawa chromosome 4, ASM2253959v1, whole genome shotgun sequence genome encodes:
- the etaa1a gene encoding ewing's tumor-associated antigen 1, with protein sequence MNGGRRSFDPPAGTARPRASRLSRSLRQTQAEAEVESLQRQQSDFKTPTRVLRSRPAAESPQNDGNLQQDIFWDATSPHGKRGRKQIAGVVDISEIVSRIAPKHGRPTVAEPTLQQWIGDSATIPCTPDLHPPKPKKKSPRPNAVEHLLKLARQFDFSLFHQDEDEEENQNQQLLSENLRVFDSSKSSASLPGSCRSTESAATRTDVQLHLDQNLEDDLDLLFNGTTQHVSRNLSQASHGGAAPTSSSGPTEFEDDWEHDDLLDDSLLLEMTQNPQNFTTPKHCSTQKPDQGTPAAAGATSRPPGATAGNENLRPRTTFKLESHPGFSGRGIPTDNRTKQQNSAAAGGDSRSAQLEPQNPQLHQKVSAAASSTSQRKPDVYHSKTSAASEDLDLDLDSLFSLEPVWDDPADDDLLCEMCEHLENQIHGLDNMLSNQRAALQWTRRTWDDPIQPPQKHSAGPTGPAGVLLAAAGPAGISLAARGAAGVSLAARGTAGVSLAAAGPAGVSLAAAGPAGVSLAAAGPAGVSLAAGHMPVSSLTKEHFMFKRPSNSVSMMTANKAKCSAAEIELKKQQAMERRRQRLQAQNRREPT encoded by the exons ATGAACGGAGGCCGGAGGAGCTTCGACCCTCCGGCCGGTACAGCCAGACCCAGAGCGAGCCGCCTGAGCCGCAGCCTGAGACAGACCCAGGCGGAGGCGGAGGTGGAGTCTCTGCAGAGGCAGCAGTCAG ACTTTAAGACTCCCACCAGAGTGCTGAGGTCCAGACCAGCAGCAGAGTCTCCTCAGAATGACGGCAACCTTCAGCAAGACATCTTCTGGGACGCCACGTCTCCTCACG GTAAAAGAGGCAGGAAGCAAATTGCTGGAGTCGTGGACATCTCAGAGATCGTCAGCAGGATCGCTCCAAAG CACGGCAGGCCGACGGTTGCCGAGCCGACGCTGCAGCAGTGGATCGGAGACAGCGCTACTATCCCCTGCACTCCGGACCTTCATCCTCCCAAACCCAAGAAGAAATCCCCGAG ACCGAACGCGGTGGAACATCTGCTGAAACTCGCCCGACAGTTTGACTTCAGCCTGTTCCATCAggatgaagacgaggaggagaaccagaaccagcagcttCTGTCGGAGAACCTTCGGGTCTTTGACAGCAGCAAATCTTCAGCTTCACTTCCTGGAAGCTGTCGGTCGACTGAGAGCGCAGCGACCCGGACTGACGTTCAGCTTCATCTGGATCAGAATCTGGAGGACGACCTGGACCTTCTGTTCAACGGAACGAcccaacatgtgagcagaaaccTGAGTCAGGCGTCACACGGTGGAGCTGCTCCCACTTCTTCTTCTGGTCCAACCGAGTTCGAGGACGACTGGGAACACGATGACCTGTTAGATGACTCCTTGTTGCTGGAGATGACCCAGAACCCGCAGAACTTCACCACCCCGAAGCACTGCTCCACCCAGAAACCCGACCAGGGGACTCCTGCTGCTGCCGGTGCCACCAGCCGACCGCCTGGAGCCACAGCAGGGAATGAGAACCTGAGACCAAGGACTACTTTCAAACTGGAGTCTCATCCTGGTTTCTCAGGCAGAGGAATCCCAACCGACAACAGAACCAAGCAGCAgaactcagcagcagcaggtggagacagCAGGTCAGCTCAGCTGGAACCACAGAACCCACAGCTTCATCAGaaggtttctgctgctgcttcatcaaCAAGTCAGAGGAAACCTGACGTCTACCACAGCAAGACCTCTGCCGCCTCTgaggacctggacctggacctggactcTTTGTTCTCGTTGGAGCCAGTGTGGGACGACCCGGCTGATGACGACCTGCTGTGTGAAATGTGTGAACACCTGGAGAACCAGATCCATGGCTTGGACAACATGCTttccaatcagagagcagctctGCAGTGGACCAGAAGAACCTGGGACGACCCAATCCAGCCTCCTCAGAAACATTCTGCTGGTCCCACTGGTCCTGCTGGCGTCTTATTGGCTGCTGCTGGTCCTGCTGGCATCTCATTGGCTGCTCGTGGTGCTGCTGGTGTCTCATTGGCTGCTCGTGGTACTGCTGGCGTCTCATTGGCTGCTGCTGGTCCTGCTGGCGTCTCATTGGCTGCTGCTGGTCCTGCTGGCGTCTCATTGGCTGCTGCTGGTCCTGCTGGCGTCTCATTGGCTGCTGGTCATATGCCTGTCAGCAGCCTCACCAAAGAACACTTCATGTTTAAGAGGCCAAGCAACTCAGTTTCCATGATGACCGCCAACAAAG CTAAATGTTCGGCGGCTGAGATCGAGCTGAAGAAGCAGCAGGCGATGGAGAGGAGGCGGCAACGACTGCAGGCCCAGAACCGCCGAGAACCGACCTGA